The DNA window TGGGCTACCTGAATGTGGGGGTTTGAGGGATTGTACTGTAGATAGGTTCCTgtcaaagaaagaaagcctCTGGCAAGACAAAAGCAACGAGAACAGACACTCAATTGGGAATTGGTAATGAATGTCCCGACAGATTTGGGGATGGGATGGAACAAGTACTCCGGGAATGGAAAGTAGAAGGGAGATCAACCAAGCCGCTAAGGGCTGCCTCTAGACATAGATAGTTACGTACCTCTTGCCGTTTCCATTGACAAGAGAGGCCCGTATacgaacaagaacaagaacataTGTCTCTTACGTTTTATCTACCTGTCACTTGGGCATTAATTGGTACAGCAAACACTTAAACATATATTACCCGAAAATATTACTCGCAGAAAGTTACTGCATATGCATCGGTAGTGGGTGAAATTATCAGCCCTTTCTTTTGTCACTGGAATGATCAAAAGAAAACACGGCCCAGGAACCTGGCACTGAACCGGGTTTGCAGTTTCTTCCGTCTCCCCCGAGTCCTCCCCCCTGAAGGGTTAGCTGCAGCTCCACTGTACATCCGTCCCATCTCAGATCGGCTCCCGTCTCACTTCCTCCCAATTTAGCCTGTGATACTTGATGGTTGCACAATATCAATTTGAGCgtcaaccagtcttacctTGCAGTGCAGAGATGAGAGAGCTTAGCATTGGTCACTCAACGACTGAACGTTCGTATCCATCTCGAATATTTTACTAACTGCGTTTGTGACCCCTTGAAGCAAGGAGCTGCACCCGCTGCCACCCTTTCGTCCTGTTCTGGAAACCACTTCAAACCCATGTCCTTGCTATTCGACTAAGCTGCGAAGCTCACAAAAGCAAGTCTTCATCATAAACGCCTCAATTTGTTTCAATCCCACATGCCATTGGTCTATAAATCACTGAATTACTGACCATCGTGTCTTCCAACTTCTCGTTCAGCCATGCCGTTGCCATGTGGTTCCCATTCCACATGTTCCAGCTCTTCCAGCCATGGTCGACAAGGGTTGAAAGCTGCAAGTACCACTGCTCATGATTAGTTCCGAGCGCAAGACATGGCGTTTATTTATTCAGCCTCAGCAGTCATTGTGTCTTACATTGTAGCTCAGTGCACTACCATAGGTACTTGGAGAACACGCGCTCTGTGGATAGTGTTTACCAAGTTGTGTGTTTAACACGAATGGCCGACTGGCTAGTGCTTTGCTAACTTCTGTCGTAGCTCATTGTAGATTCCTCCAGTTGAAGCGTCCGTAGTGCAAATAAATGGTGTTCGTCAATTGACATTTTCCAGAGCTGAAGAGAAAGCTGAGtcttcaacattggatcGTGTGAGCATAAGCAAGGCACTTTAAAAATGATAAAAACGTCTTCGAGATATATGCAAGATTTAGTCTCTTGTTACTCTACATCGTTTTAATTCTAAAACTACATTGCGAAACAACATGTTGAAACTCCTATTGTAGTCTGTCTTCTGTTTCGATGGATTTAGGCCATTAATCTATGAACAATTTTCTGTCCACTCACTATTAGGTATCGCCTCACTCCACTATCAAAACGCCCAATCCCAACTTCAATCAAATACCAACACACATTAATTGGGCAAAGCAACTTGCTATGCAACACAAAATGTCTGGCACAGAATCAGGAAACTCTCCTGAAGACGTAGCCTTCTCTGCAGACAAAGCGATTGAGAATCTCATATCCACCTTCAACGAGCTCAACAGCAACGCAATCGATGAGTTTCAGGATGAGCCAAGCCCGCTCGAGTTCATGCGATATGTCGCTCGCAACACACCTTTTGTCGTAAGAGGTGGAGCTTCTTCGTGGAAAGCATGTCGGGAGTGGAATTCTGCCTATCTCCTCTCTGCCTTGAAGGGTCAATATGTCAACGTTGCTGTCACGCCACATGGGTATGTCTTACTATTCTTTGAAACATCGAGATATGATGAAACTGTCGTCACTAACTCGTAATAGTAATGCTGACATGCCTACCGTTCCCCCTGGCGAAGAGTCACTGGTTTTTGCCAAACCTCACTACGAGGACCAGCCTTTCGAAGAATTGCTGGAGTATGTCGCTCGACAGGAGACGGACCCTGATTTTCCTGCTGATGCTGAAGTCCGGTATGCACAAACTCGTAAGCTCAACCACATTCACTACGGTAATAGGGTACTAATCAATGTCACAGAGAATGACAACCTTCGCGAAGAATACATAAGTATATTCTCCGATGTACAGAAAGATGTTCCTTTTGCGAGAATAGCACTCGCCAAAGACCCCGATGCTGTTAACCTTTGGATCGGTAACTCCAAGTCAGTGACAGCTATGCACAAGGACAACTACGAAAACATCTACGTCCAAGTATTGGGAAGAAAACACTTCGTTCTGTTGCCTTCGCTCTGCCATCCCTGTGTCAATGAGCAGCCTCTCAAGCCCGCAACATACGAACGGGGAGGAAATGGCATGCAGCTTAAAATGGACTCTGATGCCGAGACTGTCCCCTTTGCTATCTGGGACCCGGATAGGCCTGAGCAGAACGTTACCAAATTTTCACATCTTGCTCGACCTATGCGGGTAACACTTAACCCCGGAGACATGCTATATCTTCCAGCTATGTGGTAAGTCCAGTCTCACTCTTGTGTTGATGTTCAACATGTTCACATTTCCAAGGTATCATAAAGTTCTGCAATCATGCGCTGAAGAGGACGAAGGATTCGTCCTCGCTGTCAATTACTGGTAATAAAAACTCAAGAATCTCTTTTACTTTTCCGTGTGATGCTGATAATAAATCCTCCCACAGGTACGACTTGGATTTCACAGGCCCCCTATATCCCACATCGACATTTGTTCGTGACGTAGGCCTGAGAAACAATATACAGACTAGACCAACTCCACGCAAAAAATAAAATCAAGATGCAATGTCTATTTCCATGCCCTAACCCGAAACAAGCtattatttcttcttcttggcaatcCTCTTCTGCGCTCGCAGCTCCTTCTTCATACGAGGATCGACAATTCTGTAGCGGCCCTTGACACCCTTGGGACGTCCCTTGATACCACGGTTGAGACCACGAGCCACAACAAGTTTGGCTGCCTGCTTTGTCggtttcttcttctgtgccCTGGCCATGAGTCGCCCAATGCTGTctgccttttccttctctgtCATGTTCTCGTCGTTGTTGAGCATGTcggacttcttcttgagcttctctaGCTGCTGCGCAGCCTTGAACTTCTTGCGAGCCTTCGCCTCTCGCACCTTTTTGATGGGACGGGCATTGAAGGCTCGCATCTTCTCCTTGATCGCTTGCGCCGCAGCCTTGGAGATGGGCTTCTGAAGCTTGTCGTGTCTTGATTCATCCTCGACAAACCAGTCTGGTAGGCCGTCACGGTCGCGGAAGGCATACTTGTTGAATCCGTCGTCAATAGCATCATGGGTTGTTTTCTGTCCTGTAGCGAGTTGATGTGCAAGGGTCATGGCCTCTGCGGTAATGATATCAATGTCAAGTCTGCCATCCGCTCTTCGTTGATCCTTGTCCCAATCGTCCTCTTCATTACGTTTCACGACCTCGAAGCCGTTGTCGTTATCTTCCATatcagagtcagagtcaAGAGTATTCTCCTTAATTTCAACGGACTTGGCAGCGGGTGTTTCGACCTTGCGAGCCTTGGATTGCTGAGCGACAACAGCGGCTACATCTCGGTTGATCTCTTCATCCGCGCTGTCTTCAGCAGACTCCTCTTCGGGTACGATGCCTGTGATACCTTGGAAGACATCCTGGTTGAAGAAATTTGTCGCCCGCTTAGATAATCCGTTGGCTCCCTTTGAGGAATCCAGATCACGAATGAGTCCTTGTGCGGGGGTTTCaccttcatcgtcatcggaagaatcatcttcttcaagatCAGAAGAGTCATTCTTTTCATCGGCTTCTTCGCCAGACAGGCCTTCCCACTCATCATCACCGTGCTCCTTCCGGGCTTTCTTTGCTCGGTATTTTGCGTCAATCTCAGACTTGCGCTCCTTGTAATGGTCGTACATGGAATCGAGCTCTCGTTCCAAACGATCCTCTTCAGGGTCGCTCTCATCATCTGTCTCTCCAGATGAGCCAAGACCACTGTCTACTTGCTTCTGAGGCGCCTGAGAAGGGACAATCATCTTGCCGCGATTCAGTTTCCGCATGGCGTCTGTCTTGTCAACCTTCTTGAGCGAGAACATTGCGCCTTCTCCAATGGGGCCGGCTTCTTCCATTCCGATATCCATAGGGGCGGTCATGTTGAGTTGCATACGCACAATCTCGCGTTGTTTGCGTTCGTTCTCTCTTCGCTTTTCTCGCCTCCTTTTGGAGTTTTCTCGGTCCTTCATGTCTTCAAGCTCCTGTTGAATCTTGAGTTCCTCGTCCATTGACTCAACTTCGGCAACCTCCTCAGTTTCCTCAATGTTAAGGGCCTTCTTTGTTTCAAAGCCAAAAATCTCTCGAACTTTCAATCTCCATCTCAAGAGCAGTTTGAAATCCTTCCTTCCCAGCACACGAAGATCAGAACAGCTGTTCCGGATTTCGTCTGTTGTTTCAGGGAGTTTGTCAAGCGCTGCCAATGCCACATCTCCGTTGCGTGGTTGCTGAAAACTGAGTTTGTTGTAAGAGCCCAGAACAGCAATAGGATCGGTAGTTTGGATGAACTCGCTGGCGGGCATTTCCTTGAACTGAAGAAAGTCCCCTTCCTCGTAACCATCtcgcttgcgcttcttgaCTTCGGGGTTGTAGACCTTGGCCTCGTTGTTGGGCGTTGGGCCAGCGAGTTCGGCAAAGACATAAGTGGGATCCAAGAATCGAGGATCCATCTTCTTTGGCGCCTTGTATCCACGACATACAACAAAGATCTCGGATGACACGTTTCTGCTGGAAGTTGGTTTAGTTGCTTCCACCTTGTTGAAGAGTTGCTTGAAAACCCATAGGAGGGAGTTGTAGTCTTTGGATCTGAAGACTTTGGTTACGAATGTACCGTCCGGTTTCAAAAACTCTGTTGCAAGCTTCAGAGACTGTAAAACAAGCCTAGTTACAACAATTAGCACAAGCATTGGTAACAAAGAAAGAGTCCTACTCACGCATTCTGGTCAAAAGCGTCCTGAGTCCAAGCAGTACCGACATTGGGGGCCCCATCGTGCAAAACCAAGTCTGTTTTATAGGAGTGCAGTAGACGTCTGAGGGTTGCTCGGCAGTCTTCAGAAGTAATATCTGATTGGAAGGATGTGACTCGAGGAATTGGTTTGATAGGACTCAAATCACAACCGATGATCAAACTGCCTTGGGGCATCACCTCGGCCGCTACTTGAAGCCATGAACCAGGTGCAGCACAGAGATCCAGAACGATTCTGCTCTTCTCCAGAAAGCCATACTTCTTGTTGAGCTGGATAAGCTTGAAGGCGGCTCGAGCACGATAACCTTTCTCTTTCGCCAGTCGGTACCACTTATCAAGACGTCCCTTCGCTTTCTGTAGGAactattagcttttataatccACCCAGTTCTCTGCTGGCTTACTTCTTTGGTGATCGCCATTGTGTCGGCGTTGGCGCAAAGATTTGATGTTGACACGGGAAAATTGATACTTGAGAACTTCCTCGATATGCGCCCCTCTAGAAATTTTGCGACGGATAAGCAGTCACGTGGCGATAAGCTTGACAGTACCTAAAGGCGAGTGGGTCACTACCTCTAAAGTGGCtgagtgggtagcagaaaagtcaTCCTCCTAAGccttagggtataaaaataaagagttTAAGAATTGTAGTCTAAGGAGGATAAAGTGGcctattaatttcgtctcttatgctgtAGCagtcaatttttctgataccgtGTGGTCTGCATCAGGGTTGTTGTAATTCGATAATTGGCCAGGTGGGCCATGCAAAGCCAACACATTGTAGACACAATAGGACCAAAGGCTGATGCAGCTTGACAGTTAACACACTACGTCTTTACATAAGCTGTGCACAAAACTGAAAGATTCCTCTCTCATTTTGATGAGGAGTCTATTCTATCTAGATGTCGAAAGAGGCTTTCGTGGGGGATCTTACGATTGCTTTGATTGGAAAGAGTATCTTTGACCAATCGGGCCTGTGATCTCGGTGGTCTCTGACGGAAGCCTTTTTGTCTTGTGTTATTGTAAGCAGATACTTTCGATGAATGTTTCTGGTCATAATCTGGCGTGATTTCTTATGGAATTTTAGTGTATCTTAGAGTATGTTTCTAGGTAAATTTTGTCTAGCCTTACCCAAGAAGTTCATTGCTGAAGATATATATCATTGAAAGTTGAGATGTAAGTGACCTAACCAGGCTTAGTGTCTCATGCCCCGCCTTGTGCTCAGGATATGTACctaacttagtacctaaAAAGCGGCTCAACACAACCTCCATCGAATGCTACGCCCATACCGGCCACTTTTACCATCAACTTGGGCGAGCTGTCGGCCCTTATCATCGGGACCTTAATCTTGCATCACAGACTTAAGGCCAGCATGAGTGGACTACTCGCCGCTGGGTTACGGCCTCTCCCACGCAGGGCTACGGTCCTTCCCGTCAGACATCTGCATCTACATCGTCAATCCACAGGTGGCCTCCTCCAAGCTGATGCTGCGATTCGAGCGACACGAAAACGAATGTGGCAAGGCGGAAACAATGCTTTTCACAATGCCGTCACTACAAGGAATGCCTCCTTTGCTAGATTCTTACCTAAACTTATGGTCAAGTTTCTAAGAGTACCGGCAATGTTTGGCGGTGTGGCCATCGGTGCTTTTGCCTGGGTCCAATACCAAGCAGCTCGTATGTCACAAACTTAATCCCGTACATATATATATCAAACATATTGCTAACTGTTACAGAGGCCGGCACATTCGCGGTGAACCTATTCAACACAACCACAGATACCATTTCGGGCGCAGCTTCGAGCTTATTTGGCGGTGCCAAGGACATAGCTGATCAAGTAAATCGAGGATGGGAATCTACGAAAGAAAAGGCCGAACTGCCCGACTGGGTCAAACAAATCCTAAAACTTCAGGAAGATGTTGGTACAGGTGGTTCAGGCGGTTCAGGCGGTGGCGAGCCAAAGCAGAGCAAGGTTGGCGCCGCAGCTGCTGTTGGTGCTACAGCTGCTGCTTATGGCTACGACCAGTCTGACGATGAGGACCCTCGAAATGTCGAACAGGTGGCTAAGGACGACCAGATGATGCTTCTAACTAAGAAAATGATCGAGATTCGAACCATTCTCCAGAAGGTCGGACAGTCTAGCACCTTGACCCTTCCCTCCATCGTGGTTATAGGATCCCAGTCCTCTGGAAAGAGCTCCGTCTTGGAGGCTATTGTTGGTCACGAATTTCTTCCAAAGGGTTCCAACATGGTTACAAGGAGGCCAATTGAGCTGACTCTCGTCAACACGCCATCTGCTAAGGAGGAGTATGGCGAGTTTCCCGACCTTGGACTGAGACATATCACCGACTTCTCGTCAATTCAGCGGACTCTGACCGAACTCAACCTTGCCGTCCCCGATAGTCAGTGTGTCTCCGATGACCCAATTCATCTAACCGTCTACTCCCCGAACGTGCCCGACCTGTCACTTATCGATCTTCCCGGGTACATTCAGGTCGTAGGACAAAACCAGCCCCTGGAACTAAAGCAAAAAATTTCCGAGCTTTGTGACAAGTATATTCAGCCTCCCAATGTCATCCTTGCCATCTCCGCTGC is part of the Fusarium poae strain DAOMC 252244 chromosome 4, whole genome shotgun sequence genome and encodes:
- a CDS encoding hypothetical protein (BUSCO:38421at5125) → MSGTESGNSPEDVAFSADKAIENLISTFNELNSNAIDEFQDEPSPLEFMRYVARNTPFVVRGGASSWKACREWNSAYLLSALKGQYVNVAVTPHGNADMPTVPPGEESLVFAKPHYEDQPFEELLEYVARQETDPDFPADAEVRYAQTQNDNLREEYISIFSDVQKDVPFARIALAKDPDAVNLWIGNSKSVTAMHKDNYENIYVQVLGRKHFVLLPSLCHPCVNEQPLKPATYERGGNGMQLKMDSDAETVPFAIWDPDRPEQNVTKFSHLARPMRVTLNPGDMLYLPAMWYHKVLQSCAEEDEGFVLAVNYW
- the SPB1 gene encoding AdoMet-dependent rRNA methyltransferase spb1 (BUSCO:9308at5125), encoding MAITKEKAKGRLDKWYRLAKEKGYRARAAFKLIQLNKKYGFLEKSRIVLDLCAAPGSWLQVAAEVMPQGSLIIGCDLSPIKPIPRVTSFQSDITSEDCRATLRRLLHSYKTDLVLHDGAPNVGTAWTQDAFDQNALVLQSLKLATEFLKPDGTFVTKVFRSKDYNSLLWVFKQLFNKVEATKPTSSRNVSSEIFVVCRGYKAPKKMDPRFLDPTYVFAELAGPTPNNEAKVYNPEVKKRKRDGYEEGDFLQFKEMPASEFIQTTDPIAVLGSYNKLSFQQPRNGDVALAALDKLPETTDEIRNSCSDLRVLGRKDFKLLLRWRLKVREIFGFETKKALNIEETEEVAEVESMDEELKIQQELEDMKDRENSKRRREKRRENERKQREIVRMQLNMTAPMDIGMEEAGPIGEGAMFSLKKVDKTDAMRKLNRGKMIVPSQAPQKQVDSGLGSSGETDDESDPEEDRLERELDSMYDHYKERKSEIDAKYRAKKARKEHGDDEWEGLSGEEADEKNDSSDLEEDDSSDDDEGETPAQGLIRDLDSSKGANGLSKRATNFFNQDVFQGITGIVPEEESAEDSADEEINRDVAAVVAQQSKARKVETPAAKSVEIKENTLDSDSDMEDNDNGFEVVKRNEEDDWDKDQRRADGRLDIDIITAEAMTLAHQLATGQKTTHDAIDDGFNKYAFRDRDGLPDWFVEDESRHDKLQKPISKAAAQAIKEKMRAFNARPIKKVREAKARKKFKAAQQLEKLKKKSDMLNNDENMTEKEKADSIGRLMARAQKKKPTKQAAKLVVARGLNRGIKGRPKGVKGRYRIVDPRMKKELRAQKRIAKKKK